A genomic segment from Corylus avellana chromosome ca5, CavTom2PMs-1.0 encodes:
- the LOC132180486 gene encoding nuclear pore complex protein GP210 isoform X2: MCSRMLYFALPLALLLLLLVLDPTTSYSPSGPHIADVNILLPPKMTHPVEYRLQGSDGCFKWSWDHHDILSVQPEYNSSSHCSTSARLRSIAPYSGRKETAVYAADVHTGTVIRCKVFIDNFSRIQIFHNSIKLDLDGLATLRVRAFDSEENDFSSLVGLQFMWHLMPETDGLPHHLAHVPLKDSPLSDCGGLCGDLDIQIKLEDSGVFSDSFVVKGVEIGQEIVAVHLLEPRLKHMADRITLTVAEAMSLDPPSPVFVLIGATVHYTLKVIRENTPQVVALPSPHHRWSVSNSSVAQVDSMMGLTNALGLGVTTVVVEDTRVAGHIQVSSLNVVVPDTLRLYIAPFSASGDPLEGAEVIPPVARWYVVSGRQYLIQMKVFSRGPGAQEIYITKSDDVKLYDNQSEYWRTFMVSDDIAVKHGWGNSRILKATSQGLGKLTASLAYHSGYQEKKEVLKVLQEVMVCDQVKFSLDQRSGIAQSILLPWAPAVYQEVELRVTGGCAKASSDYKWFSSDAATVSVSASGVVQAKKPGSATVKVQSVFDALNYDEVVIEVSIPSSMVMLHSFPVETVVGSHLEAAVTMKAASVDLSTAGSYFYRCDAFRSFIKWKAGRESFIIVNATEEKPVLGMLENVGQIASLSGPPCSWTYVYASGPGRAMLSATLLKDYHHVDNSLHGSIVLKASSCIAAYPPLIACQARDGSQFGGYWFDLAQAEADNLLENLDKLYLVPGTHLDIMLLGGPEQWDKGVDFIENVESLDEGHNHIQNGVLVHQISGKNTSVYSVVCEKPGNYKLVFKRGNLVGDDHPLPAIAEVLLLLSCSYPSSIALIADEPVNKRGVIRTAIQADRNSEQIRVTPITVANGRIVRIAAVGISNSGEAFANSSSLCLRWELSSCNGLAHWDDTFDSDRSKCSWERFLVLQNEPGLCIVRATVIGFLDGVTDHYSAQLLESSENVLTDAIQLQLVSTISIKPEFNLLFFNPDAKLNLSIIGGSCFLEFSVNDPRVVEIVPLPPGLKCLQLMLSPKELGNALVTVHDIGLSPPISASAVVQVADIDWIKITSQEEISLMEGSSQTINIMAGINDGSTFDSSQYAYMNIHVHIEDHIIELIDIDDTSSPRDGYVNVKAPNFKIMGTHLGITTLYVSASQQFGHEILSQPIKIEVYAPPTIHPPDIFLAPGASYVLTVEGGPTIGVYVEYASMDDGIATIQKSSGRLSANSPGNITVLATFFGKGDTVICQAYGSVKVGIPSVMILNVQSEQLGVGRDMPIYPVCPEGDLFSFYELCKNYQWTVEDEKVLSFHVLEHLYGEKYESPIASSKEVQFTSYLDEKELGFVTVLHGRSAGRTNVNLTFSCDFISPGSNSGSRLYIASVSLLVVPDLPLALGVPITWVLPPHYTTTNLLPSSSESYGQWDSQSWKGTIVYSLLRYSGEKEALQKDSISIHGARIKTTDSNNLACIQAKDRTTGRIEIASCVRVAEVAQIRITNKEFPFHVINLAVGADLRLAISYYDALGNPFYEAYHAILVYAETNYQDVVSINHTRYEDGNIQLKAIRHGRALVRVSISGSPLKSDYVLISVGAHIHPQTPVLHKGAYLNFSIEGLNDQVSGRWFTANASIISVDTLSGIAEAVGEGSTQVIFKGSSLELRTTGTVLTGIIISVGAPKEMLTNVPFPTKGYNFSVKFSNAYDKKFGAIGNRKEVPYDCIVDPPFVGYAKPWTDLDTGCSYCLFFPYSPEHLNLMQLNLTPDSNKTIITILGNTDIEIHWHKHDLMMISPIYREESGIGGRAQYEIKVLRDKRFTDKIIITLPANGQRVYIDVDYEPTQKAASGTTINKTLWVSVVGCLALLVLTVAIFICFLDRPNRHQPSTALPTPSTPAPVTPDHRGSAVLNEQSPRTPKPFVDYVRRTIDETPNYRQEGRRRFNLQNTL; encoded by the exons ATGTGCTCGAGGATGTTGTACTTCGCTCTACCGctagctcttcttcttctgctacTAGTCTTGGACCCAACGACGTCGTACTCGCCGTCTGGTCCACACATCGCCGATGTAAATATACTCTTGCCCCCCAAAATGACTCATCCTGTGGAGTACAGGCTTCAAGGAAGTGATGGTTGCTTCAAGTG gtcCTGGGATCATCATGATATTCTATCGGTGCAACCCGAGTATAATTCAAGTAGTCACTGCTCGACAAGCGCGCGGCTGAGGTCGATTGCTCCTTACAGTGGTCGAAAGGAGACTGCAGTTTATGCTGCTGATGTGCACACTGGGACTGTAATTCGTTGCAAAGTTTTTATCGACAATTTCTCTAGGATTCAGATATTTCATAATTCTATCAAGCTTGACTTAGATGGGCTTGCTACCCTTCGTGTCCGCGCCTTTGATAGTGAAG AAAATGATTTCTCGTCACTAGTGGGCTTACAGTTCATGTGGCACCTGATGCCTGAAACTGATGGATTGCCTCATCATCTTGCCCATGTTCCTTTGAAGGATTCTCCCCTAAGCGACTGCGGTGGATTGTGTGGCGACTTAGATATCCAAATAAAACTTGAAGATAGT GGTGTATTTTCAGAttcttttgttgtaaaaggAGTCGAAATCGGCCAGGAGATTGTTGCTGTGCATTTGCTTGAGCCGAGATTAAAGCACATGGCTGATAGGATTACTCTAACCGTAGCAGAAGCCATGTCTCTTGATCCTCCCTCACCTGTTTTTGTTCTCATTGGTGCTACTGTTCATTATACCCTAAAAGTTATCCGTGAGAATACTCCCCAAG TGGTGGCTTTACCATCTCCACATCATCGATGGTCTGTTTCAAACTCTTCGGTTGCTCAAGTGGACTCTATGATGGGATTAACAAATGCACTGGGTTTAGGGGTAACAACTGTTGTGGTTGAAGATACAAGGGTTGCTGGACACATACAAGTTTCATCACTTAACGTTGTCGTACCAGATACTTTACGTTTATACATAGCTCCGTTTTCTGCTTCTGGTGATCCTCTTGAAGGAGCAGAAGTAATTCCACCTGTGGCACGTTGGTATGTTGTTTCTGGCCGTCAATATCTCATACAAATGAAGGTTTTCTCACGAGGACCTGGTGCACAAGAAATCTACATTACAAAG AGTGACGATGTTAAGTTGTACGATAACCAGTCTGAGTACTGGAGAACTTTCATGGTGTCAGATGATATTGCAGTCAAACATGGCTGGGGCAATTCTAGAATCTTGAAAGCAACTTCACAGGGACTAGGAAAATTGACGGCTTCTTTGGCATATCATAGCGGgtaccaagaaaaaaaagag GTTCTCAAGGTTTTGCAGGAGGTCATGGTTTGTGATCAAGTAAAGTTTAGTTTGGATCAAAGAAGTGGTATAGCACAAAGCATTCTCCTTCCCTGGGCCCCTGCTGTTTATCAGGAGGTGGAGCTAAGGGTTACAGGAG GTTGTGCAAAGGCATCTAGTGACTATAAATGGTTTTCCTCAGACGCAGCTACTGTATCGGTATCTGCTTCAGGGGTTGTCCAGGCCAAGAAGCCTGGTTCAGCTACTGTTAAAGTGCAATCTGTTTTTGATGCATTGAATTATGATGAG GTGGTGATTGAAGTTTCCATCCCCTCATCTATGGTTATGCTTCATAGCTTCCCTGTAGAGACTGTTGTGGGATCACATCTTGAAGCTGCAGTGACAATGAAAGCAGCCAGTG ttgatttgtCAACTGCAGGCTCCTATTTCTATAGATGTGATGCTTTTAGATCCTTTATTAAGTGGAAAGCTGGACGCGAGTCTTTCATTATCGTCAATGCTACAGAGGAGAAACCTGTCTTAGGCATGCTGGAAAATGTTGGGCAAATTGCATCTTTAAGTGGTCCTCCATGCTCTTGGACCTATGTATATGCTTCTGGTCCTGGTCGAGCTATGTTGTCTGCCACTCTGTTGAAAGATTATCACCACGTTGATAACTCTTTACATGGGTCTATTGTCTTAAAAGCATCTTCATGTATTGCCGCCTACCCACCACTTATCGCTTGTCAGGCTAGGGATGGAAGCCAATTTGGTGGTTATTGGTTTGATTTGGCTCAAGCAGAAGCTGATAATCTATTGGAAAATTTGGATAAGTTATATCTTGTTCCTGGAACACATTTAGATATCATGCTTCTTGGTGGACCTGAACAGTGGGACAAAGGTGTTGACTTCATTGAAAATGTGGAAAGTTTGGATGAAGGGCACAATCACATTCAAAATGGAGTTCTTGTGCATCAAATATCTGGCAAGAACACAAGTGTGTACAGCGTTGTATGTGAAAAGCCGGGAAACTAT AAACTTGTTTTCAAACGTGGTAATTTGGTTGGGGATGACCATCCTCTGCCGGCAATAGCAGAAGTTTTGTTGTTACTTTCGTGTAGCTATCCTTCTTCAATTGCACTAATAGCTGATGAACCTG TAAACAAACGCGGTGTTATAAGGACTGCAATTCAAGCTGACCGCAATTCCGAGCAAATTCGAGTCACCCCTATTACTGTGGCAAATGGACGCATTGTTCGAATTGCTGCAGTTGGCATAAGTAACTCTGGAGAAGCTTTTGCAAATTCATCTTCTCTTTGTTTGAGGTGGGAACTAAGCAGTTGTAATGGGCTAGCTCACTGGGATGACACTTTTGATTCAGATAGGTCTAAATGCAGCTGGGAGAGGTTTTTGGTCTTGCAAAATGAACCAGGACTG TGCATAGTTCGTGCTACCGTTATTGGTTTCCTTGATGGTGTGACTGATCATTATTCTGCTCAACTGCTAGAAAGTTCAGAGAATGTTCTTACAGATGCGATACAATTACAG CTTGTTTCTACTATTAGTATCAAACCGGAATTCAacttgttatttttcaatccTGATGCTAAG TTAAATTTGTCAATTATTGGCGGAAGCTGTTTCTTGGAGTTTTCTGTGAATGATCCTCGGGTAGTAGAAATTGTTCCACTCCCACCGGGCTTAAAATGCTTACAATTGATGCTGTCTCCAAAAGAGTTGGGTAATGCACTTGTTACAGTTCATGATATTGGGCTTTCTCCTCCAATTTCAGCTTCTGCTGTg GTTCAAGTTGCAGATATAGACTGGATTAAGATTACGTCACAAGAGGAGATAAGCCTTATG GAAGGAAGCTCTCAAACTATCAACATAATGGCTGGGATTAATGACGGAAGTACTTTTGACTCTTCTCAG TATGCTTACATGAATATTCATGTACATATTGAGGATCATATAATTGAGCTCATAGACATTGATGACACGTCAAGTCCTCGTGATGGATATGTGAATGTGAAAGcgccaaattttaaaattatgggtaCACATCTTGGGATTACAACTCTTTAT GTCAGTGCTTCACAGCAATTtggacatgaaattttgagtcAACCAATAAAGATAGAAGTTTATGCACCACCAACAATTCACCCTCCAGATATTTTTCTGGCACCAGGTGCATCGTATGTG CTTACTGTTGAAGGAGGTCCAACCATCGGTGTATATGTCGAGTACGCTAGTATGGATGATGGGATTGCAACAATTCAGAAGTCTTCGGGACGATTGTCTGCAAATTCACCTGGCAATATT ACTGTTCTTGCCACATTTTTTGGCAAAGGAGATACCGTGATTTGTCAAGCATATGGCAGTGTTAAAGTAGGAATTCCTTCTGTGATGATTTTGAATGTACAAAGTGAACAGCTTGGTGTTGGCCGTGATATGCCAATATACCCTGTGTGTCCTGAG GgggatttattttctttttatgagcTCTGCAAAAATTATCAGTGGACTGTAGAAGATGAAAAG GTGTTGAGTTTCCACGTGTTAGAGCATTTATATGGTGAGAAGTATGAATCTCCAATAGCTAGTTCAAAAGAAGTTCAATTCACTAGTTATTTGGATGAGAAAGAGCTTGGTTTTGTCACGGTTTTGCATGGAAG ATCTGCAGGCAGGACAAACGTCAATCTCACATTCTCATGCGATTTTATATCTCCCGGTTCTAATTCAGGGTCAAGGTTATATATTGCATCTGTGTCATTATTGGTGGTGCCTGATCTCCCTCTTGCTCTTGGAGTTCCCATAACCTGGGTTCTTCCTCCCCATTATACTACAACAAATCTATTGCCTTCATCTTCAGAATCATATGGCCAATGGGATAGTCAGAGTTGGAAGGGAACTATTGTATATTCTTTATTAAGATACAGTGGTGAAAAGGAGGCTCTGCAGAAAGATTCAATTTCCATTCATGGGGCTAGGATAAAGACAACAGACAGCAACAATCTTGCATGCATTCAGGCAAAAGATCGCACAACAGGAAGAATTGAGATAGCATCTTGTGTCCGGGTTGCTGAG GTGGCTCAAATAAGGATAACAAATAAGGAGTTCCCTTTTCATGTAATCAATCTTGCAGTTGGTGCTGATCTTAGACTTGCAATAAGCTATTATGATGCTCTAG GAAATCCTTTTTATGAAGCATATCATGCAATTCTCGTTTATGCTGAAACAAACTATCAAGATGTTGTTTCCATAAACCATACACGTTATGAAGACGGAAATATTCAGCTAAAG GCAATACGGCATGGTAGAGCTCTCGTGCGAGTATCAATCAGTGGTTCACCGCTGAAGTCAGACTATGTGCTC ATTTCAGTTGGTGCTCATATACATCCTCAAACCCCAGTCCTGCACAAAGGAGCTTATCTTAACTTCAGCATAGAAG GTTTAAATGATCAAGTTTCTGGCCGGTGGTTCACTGCTAATGCAAGTATTATATCCGTGGACACATTGTCTGGAATAGCTGAAGCAGTTGGGGAAGGTTCAACCCAAG TTATTTTCAAGGGTTCGAGTTTGGAACTGCGAACTACGGGTACAGTGCTGACAGGTATTATTATTTCTGTGGGTGCTCCAAAAGAGATGCTGACAAATGTTCCTTTCCCCACAAAAGGATATAACTTCTCTGTGAAGTTCAG TAATGCATATGACAAGAAATTTGGAGCGATTGGAAACAGAAAGGAAGTCCCATACGACTGTATTGTGGACCCTCCTTTTGTTGG CTATGCAAAGCCATGGACAGATCTTGACACTGGTTGCTCATATTGCCTCTTTTTCCCTTACTCGCCAGAGCATTTG AATTTGATGCAGTTGAATCTGACACCAGACTCTAACAAGACAATCATAACCATCTTGGGGAATACAG ATATTGAAATCCACTGGCACAAGCATGATCTGATGATGATCAGCCCCATCTATAGAGAAGAATCTGGGATCGGTGGACGTGCACAGTATGAG ATCAAAGTGCTAAGAGACAAGAGATTCACAGATAAAATCATCATTACTCTCCCAGCCAATG GTCAGAGAGTGTATATAGATGTTGACTACGAGCCTACCCAAAAAGCAGCTTCAGGAACTACAATAAATAAAACCCTTTGGGTAAGCGTAGTTGGCTGCTTGGCGCTGTTGGTGTTGACCGTGGCCATCTTTATATGTTTCTTGGACAGGCCCAACAGACATCAGCCATCCACTGCTCTTCCTACTCCAAGTACCCCGGCACCTGTGACCCCCGATCATAGAGGCTCTGCTGTTCTGAACGAACAGTCTCCTCGAACACCTAAGCCTTTCGTCGACTATGTGAGAAGAACAATAGATGAAACTCCAAACTATAGGCAAGAGGGAAGGAGGAGGTTTAATCTACAGAACACATTATAG